A DNA window from bacterium contains the following coding sequences:
- a CDS encoding RecQ family ATP-dependent DNA helicase: MNALTALLTELLLASPAGVTVPQLRRRLREHGRGMTEQQIEYALRRGLFTELSGHWYVQGHEPIEEATGDHASEPARNPIPVSVLCLPRTAEHYAVLDIETTGMVKGTDRVIQIAAFRVHHGHLECEPLVTYVNPADREIAPELRDKLGIVAGGPVEVAMRSAPPLQVVWPRVQSMLQDLPVVAHNGVDFDLPFLEAHVGPIPNQCIDTWELVHLARPDLTDRTLGALIDSLELSCPAKIREHSTRSDYHDALYDAGCTWALFDALVEALRALPDDDRAVLAYLLPEWSSFLRVRGDVTRVEAVLTPPRRADFSGTMVGAGSVLPELTPQAVAEAFEMFVTRTGRDARPSQVAMVRHVADALVNGRAKLIEAPTGTGKSLALGFPAALFALQTGQQVGIATRTHILQTQLLDDLTQLREQSGYPFRFQVVKGRENYLCLTRLERLVRDLDPVKTPSDERFLVAYLVRWGTVASASGNTGDLDDLSFRLRERFPIFSTLVGQVRALEHSCPTSTCGRYRGCFWGAVRRAAETAHVLVLNHALWLQADRSQVPHLLIDEAHGFEDAATEALQEEVGTETIGYALSQILYPGDRLGLLVRLQAAVRPGSTLTRLISSAFRKVRVARQQLGEIGVLLLEFARHSGREVSELYGVTLRIRRDLRNQYAQRWDRIDAALAHLRTVCLLALAEDLRQIREGLDVAADAGRYRGDLFALQQAVENEAARLEVLPRADSRRNVYWLHVDPRRDDPPSWAFRSAPISVAADLQPRFAQLTSLVLTSATLTIERNDFTHFRDRLGLQDRVTDSDLHPLPPNLPYENALLVLTRYLNHIPAATYVPAFTEEVAQELTHLLRFTGGRGLVLFTARYRMEGVFAKITAPLTADGVEVLAQVAGQSRDQLKRRFRDVESSVLLGVQSFWEGVDVPGPSLSIVVMEKLPFPFFGDPVLEARMEAIEQAGGRPFDDFLFPLMALRFKQGFGRLIRTPSDRGAVLLLDRRIHGKSYRERLLNCLPNFTRRPEVEGDRRSTYEAVARHIPAIMLGRDLAAQLGQIPETLLSEVATRLETWNLVGPLTADAYAARRGELLQLLRDIFGHEAFRSEEQEAIVRESLMGHDILAVLPTGAGKSLGFQLPALLRRDLTVVFSPLIALMRDQVDQLQGRRIDLVDALTSHLPADVREHVYRRVRAGQTRLLYCSPERLRDPYLQEVLRVRRIAQVVVDEAHCVSMWGPTFRPEYRAIPTMYPNGVQRPPVAALTATATPAIAEDITNVLGLRDPTVIRTSVDRPNLRLIVYNRHAWYYHVRSRPDKFRVLLPILRAADRHADAVVVYVATVHGAETLARRIASAGFTVRAYHGKMDAFDRADIQDQFMDGLVPIIVATKAFGMGIDKRDIRYIIHYDVPGDLESYYQEVGRAGRDGEPAYCVLLYCPADVKIQEYFADQGQIDFSKLRALTAALRARLAEGQLVDLQELAEEVDLEEIPLEVALTHLENRGLIRREVDVTREAILTVQTDRRTLETLLERGDEYAGLEALLRTGVLRPYQRQVMYILPLAHAAGLAPADLDRLLVRLALDQHVIYRPYGRVASIVPGPTWQSYDPAVESPDAAVVAGAYRKLRQMIAYAEARPDQCRRQRLLTYFGETLATPCGACDGCNPRLGVPWADLRIEDVPNPSVLFDLPTVWIETIQANMDLEKEGRQPYSGKTLAHILEGNDYALVNRYPPDERRRRQRHLHRFPTWAALATLRPRRRLQKTYERLLREGFIREEQRSLRSSSDTYLVPVVTEKGAVVLADGKPLNWEHVGE; the protein is encoded by the coding sequence ATGAACGCCCTCACCGCATTGTTGACCGAGCTTCTTCTTGCTAGTCCAGCGGGGGTCACGGTCCCTCAACTCCGCCGGCGGCTGCGCGAGCACGGCCGCGGCATGACGGAGCAACAGATCGAGTACGCTCTCCGGCGCGGCCTCTTTACCGAACTCAGTGGCCACTGGTATGTCCAGGGCCATGAACCGATTGAGGAGGCCACGGGCGACCATGCATCTGAACCGGCTAGGAACCCGATCCCCGTGTCCGTGCTCTGTCTCCCCCGAACAGCCGAGCACTACGCTGTGCTCGACATCGAGACAACGGGCATGGTCAAGGGCACGGACCGAGTTATTCAGATCGCGGCCTTTCGGGTCCACCACGGGCATCTGGAGTGCGAGCCTCTCGTAACGTACGTCAACCCGGCAGATCGCGAGATCGCACCTGAGCTTCGAGATAAGCTTGGCATTGTCGCCGGCGGACCTGTGGAGGTCGCGATGCGGTCAGCGCCGCCCCTGCAGGTTGTGTGGCCCCGTGTCCAATCCATGCTCCAGGATCTTCCGGTTGTCGCCCACAATGGGGTTGACTTCGACCTGCCCTTTCTGGAGGCGCACGTCGGCCCGATCCCCAATCAGTGTATCGATACGTGGGAGCTCGTGCACTTGGCGCGACCGGACCTCACTGATCGTACGCTCGGTGCACTCATCGACTCCCTTGAGCTCTCTTGTCCTGCCAAAATCCGCGAGCACTCAACTCGATCGGACTACCATGACGCGCTGTACGATGCTGGGTGCACGTGGGCGCTGTTCGACGCGCTAGTCGAGGCGCTACGGGCGCTGCCTGACGACGATCGAGCTGTGCTGGCGTACCTCCTCCCTGAATGGAGCTCGTTCCTGCGGGTGCGAGGCGACGTCACGCGCGTGGAGGCTGTGTTGACCCCGCCGCGGCGTGCAGATTTCAGCGGCACGATGGTCGGTGCAGGCTCGGTACTTCCTGAACTTACGCCACAGGCGGTGGCGGAAGCGTTCGAGATGTTCGTGACCCGCACCGGGCGAGATGCGCGCCCCTCGCAGGTTGCGATGGTTCGCCATGTCGCCGACGCACTGGTGAATGGACGGGCGAAGCTCATTGAGGCACCGACCGGGACTGGCAAGAGCCTCGCCCTCGGCTTCCCCGCCGCCCTCTTCGCGCTGCAAACGGGACAGCAGGTCGGCATCGCTACGCGTACCCACATTCTTCAGACGCAATTGCTGGATGACCTAACTCAGCTCAGGGAGCAATCCGGGTATCCGTTCCGTTTCCAGGTTGTCAAAGGGCGAGAGAATTACCTGTGCCTCACGCGGTTGGAGCGCCTCGTCCGGGATCTCGATCCGGTAAAAACCCCTTCAGATGAGCGGTTCCTTGTAGCCTACCTCGTGCGGTGGGGCACCGTGGCTAGTGCTTCCGGGAACACGGGCGATCTGGACGACCTGTCCTTTCGTCTGCGAGAGCGATTCCCCATTTTCTCGACCCTTGTCGGGCAGGTCCGCGCGCTCGAGCACAGTTGTCCGACCAGCACCTGCGGCCGGTACCGCGGGTGCTTCTGGGGAGCTGTTCGGCGCGCCGCTGAGACGGCTCACGTGCTCGTTCTCAACCACGCGCTATGGCTCCAAGCTGACCGCAGCCAGGTGCCCCATCTCCTGATCGATGAGGCCCATGGGTTCGAAGACGCGGCGACGGAAGCGCTCCAAGAAGAAGTTGGCACGGAGACGATCGGGTATGCGCTTTCGCAGATCCTGTATCCGGGGGACCGGTTGGGCCTGCTGGTGCGGCTTCAGGCCGCAGTGCGGCCTGGTTCCACACTGACTCGTCTCATCTCATCGGCGTTCCGCAAGGTGCGTGTGGCGAGGCAGCAGCTCGGCGAGATTGGCGTACTGCTCCTCGAGTTCGCGCGCCACAGTGGGCGCGAGGTGAGCGAACTATACGGCGTCACGCTCAGAATCCGTCGTGACCTTCGGAATCAGTATGCGCAGCGGTGGGATCGCATCGATGCGGCGCTAGCTCACCTCAGAACAGTTTGTCTACTTGCGCTCGCCGAGGATCTTAGGCAGATTCGCGAAGGCCTGGACGTCGCTGCTGACGCTGGCCGTTATCGGGGCGATCTGTTCGCGCTGCAGCAGGCGGTCGAGAATGAAGCCGCCCGGCTCGAAGTCCTTCCGCGTGCTGATTCTCGGCGCAACGTGTACTGGCTGCATGTCGATCCCCGCCGGGACGATCCACCAAGCTGGGCCTTTCGGTCCGCACCCATCTCGGTCGCAGCCGACCTGCAACCCCGGTTCGCGCAGCTGACGTCGCTCGTTTTAACATCCGCTACGCTGACGATTGAACGGAATGACTTTACCCACTTCCGGGACCGGCTGGGCTTGCAGGATCGGGTGACTGATTCCGACCTCCATCCGCTTCCTCCCAACCTGCCTTACGAGAACGCGCTGCTCGTATTGACGCGTTACCTCAACCATATCCCGGCAGCCACATATGTGCCGGCGTTCACGGAGGAGGTAGCGCAGGAACTCACACACCTTCTCCGCTTCACTGGCGGCCGCGGTCTCGTGCTGTTCACTGCCCGCTACCGCATGGAGGGTGTGTTCGCCAAGATCACCGCGCCACTGACCGCTGATGGGGTCGAGGTTCTGGCGCAAGTTGCAGGTCAAAGCCGGGACCAACTCAAACGCCGCTTCCGAGATGTCGAGAGCTCGGTGCTCCTGGGTGTTCAGTCTTTTTGGGAAGGCGTAGATGTCCCCGGGCCGTCGCTGTCAATCGTGGTGATGGAGAAACTGCCATTCCCGTTCTTCGGCGACCCCGTTCTCGAAGCCCGGATGGAGGCGATTGAACAGGCGGGGGGGCGACCATTCGACGACTTCCTGTTCCCCCTTATGGCCCTGCGATTTAAGCAGGGATTCGGGCGACTGATCCGTACGCCCAGCGATCGCGGTGCGGTCCTGCTGCTGGACCGGAGGATTCACGGAAAATCCTATCGGGAGAGGCTTCTCAACTGCCTGCCAAATTTCACGCGCCGGCCCGAGGTGGAAGGGGACCGCCGGTCCACGTACGAGGCAGTCGCGCGGCACATACCGGCCATCATGCTAGGCCGAGACTTGGCCGCCCAACTTGGTCAGATCCCGGAAACCCTGCTCTCGGAGGTTGCCACCCGGCTCGAAACCTGGAACCTGGTAGGCCCCCTGACGGCGGACGCGTACGCGGCGCGCCGGGGCGAACTCCTCCAGCTCCTCCGCGACATCTTCGGCCACGAGGCGTTCAGGTCGGAGGAGCAGGAGGCCATCGTCCGGGAGTCATTGATGGGGCACGATATCTTGGCTGTGCTCCCGACCGGCGCCGGCAAATCGCTCGGCTTCCAGCTGCCGGCGCTCTTGCGGCGCGATCTTACGGTCGTGTTTTCACCGCTCATCGCACTTATGCGGGACCAGGTCGACCAACTACAGGGGCGGCGGATTGACCTTGTGGACGCGCTCACGAGTCATCTGCCGGCCGACGTGCGCGAGCATGTGTACCGGCGGGTCCGCGCCGGGCAAACGCGCCTCCTGTATTGCAGTCCTGAGCGGCTCCGCGATCCGTACTTGCAGGAGGTCCTGCGCGTAAGGCGCATCGCACAGGTGGTGGTCGACGAGGCGCACTGCGTCTCAATGTGGGGGCCCACGTTCCGGCCGGAGTACCGAGCGATCCCGACGATGTACCCGAACGGCGTGCAGCGTCCCCCTGTCGCAGCGCTCACCGCGACGGCAACACCGGCGATCGCCGAGGACATCACTAACGTGCTCGGCCTCCGGGATCCCACGGTCATCCGCACGTCGGTCGATCGCCCCAACCTCCGACTGATCGTCTATAATCGGCACGCCTGGTACTATCACGTCCGCAGCCGGCCGGACAAATTCCGCGTTCTCCTCCCAATTCTCCGTGCGGCCGATCGGCACGCTGACGCGGTTGTGGTCTATGTTGCAACCGTCCACGGCGCAGAGACGCTGGCGCGCCGGATCGCGTCAGCCGGATTCACTGTCCGAGCGTACCACGGTAAGATGGACGCCTTCGACCGCGCGGACATCCAGGACCAATTCATGGATGGCCTCGTCCCGATCATCGTGGCCACGAAGGCGTTCGGTATGGGTATCGACAAGCGTGATATCCGCTACATCATTCACTACGATGTCCCTGGCGATCTCGAGAGCTACTACCAGGAGGTTGGGCGTGCCGGTCGGGACGGGGAGCCCGCCTACTGCGTTCTCCTCTACTGCCCTGCAGACGTGAAGATCCAGGAATACTTCGCCGACCAGGGTCAGATCGATTTCTCGAAACTCAGAGCCCTCACGGCCGCGCTGCGGGCTAGGCTGGCCGAAGGGCAGCTGGTCGACCTCCAGGAACTCGCCGAGGAAGTGGACCTTGAGGAGATCCCCCTTGAGGTGGCCTTAACTCATCTGGAGAACCGCGGCCTGATCCGGCGGGAGGTAGATGTCACCCGGGAAGCGATCCTCACTGTCCAGACCGACCGTCGCACGCTGGAGACCCTTCTGGAGCGCGGGGACGAGTACGCCGGCCTCGAGGCGCTCCTGCGGACGGGTGTGCTCCGGCCGTATCAGCGTCAAGTCATGTATATACTCCCGCTGGCGCACGCGGCAGGGCTGGCTCCGGCCGATCTGGACCGGTTGCTCGTGCGCCTTGCACTGGACCAGCACGTGATCTACAGACCTTATGGACGGGTAGCGTCGATCGTGCCGGGTCCAACCTGGCAGTCCTACGACCCGGCAGTTGAGTCGCCAGATGCGGCCGTGGTGGCGGGGGCCTACCGGAAGCTGCGCCAGATGATCGCTTATGCCGAGGCTCGACCCGATCAGTGCCGTCGCCAGCGCTTGCTCACTTACTTTGGAGAAACTCTCGCCACCCCGTGCGGAGCGTGCGATGGATGCAATCCGCGCCTTGGCGTCCCCTGGGCGGACCTGCGGATCGAGGACGTCCCCAATCCGTCGGTGCTGTTCGACCTCCCGACCGTGTGGATCGAGACGATCCAGGCCAACATGGACCTGGAAAAGGAAGGGCGGCAGCCGTACAGTGGGAAGACGCTAGCGCACATCCTGGAAGGCAACGACTACGCCTTGGTGAATCGGTACCCTCCCGACGAGCGCCGACGGCGCCAGCGGCATCTCCACCGGTTCCCGACGTGGGCGGCGCTCGCGACGCTCCGGCCTCGCCGCAGGTTGCAGAAAACCTATGAGCGGTTACTGCGAGAGGGATTCATCCGTGAGGAACAACGCTCGCTTCGCAGTAGCTCCGACACCTATCTCGTGCCGGTTGTGACGGAAAAGGGAGCGGTCGTTCTTGCCGATGGCAAGCCGCTGAACTGGGAGCACGTAGGAGAGTAG